A DNA window from Buttiauxella agrestis contains the following coding sequences:
- a CDS encoding replication endonuclease — protein sequence MNRINFAWPWNAARQAIASPYLTYKEQHRRDREIAALLRARDALAKQPECVRYDINRRVDYLERNFGAQRANAHLVTFVRRALPRLELVAGIYQISGIDSHLSQQLFGGRFDAPDIRFLASKLVNLTARYNRLQDMSKADIELLAADIANYINGEIGTIEGDVGRLKVLYAIYMRAAQIARHFRCQPPLWERVTTKLVSLDDIGPAVLRMVNEKWWRGRLRRVASEWREHLQIALGNVSKKHTPYASKSCVAEWREQRRRTREFLKGMDLEDEEGNRISLIDKYDGSVANPAIRRGELMTRISGFEKISNELGYVGEFYTLTAPSKYHATTKAGYRNSKWNGASPSDTQSYLTSVWSRIRAKLHRAELRIFGIRVAEPHHDGTPHWHMLIFMRPEDVSRVRAVMLKYAHQEDAAELVSDKARKARFHAEAIAPEKGSATGYVAKYISKNIDGFALDDERDNENGELLKEMAPAVAAWAARWRIRQFQFVGGAPVTVYRELRKMADTETAHALSVEFAAVHDAADAGQWADYVNAQGGPFVRRDELQVRTWYESSETLNEYGEESTRIKGVFDTTVGSDTPILTRLIQWKIVPKLALDLDVDLQGDPSPSRSSVNNCTGETFAAPPSPSEIDLSKPLSRSARRKLAERITVKKPKRLHSSPYPDISNDKAVNLLIENAKEQTGETINRGTALHLIAGSKMSIDGNWYRGTANGDLIATKPDTTASRVKKLWKGMERMHNVDTNKVVNDPFGQYAEMLKKADRAAWERLFGNDKTRQRICATFRQE from the coding sequence ATGAACCGCATTAACTTCGCCTGGCCGTGGAACGCAGCACGGCAGGCGATTGCCAGCCCCTATCTGACCTACAAAGAACAGCATCGCCGTGATCGAGAAATTGCGGCGTTGCTGCGTGCGCGTGATGCACTGGCTAAACAGCCAGAATGTGTGCGCTACGATATTAATCGTCGGGTCGATTATTTAGAGCGTAACTTCGGTGCTCAACGAGCCAATGCTCACCTCGTGACGTTTGTCAGGCGAGCATTGCCACGGCTTGAGCTGGTCGCCGGTATTTATCAAATCTCCGGCATCGACAGCCACCTTTCACAGCAATTATTTGGCGGTCGTTTTGATGCGCCGGACATCCGTTTTCTTGCCTCAAAACTGGTGAACCTGACCGCCCGATATAACCGCCTGCAGGATATGTCCAAAGCCGACATTGAACTGCTGGCCGCTGATATTGCGAATTACATTAACGGTGAGATCGGGACTATCGAGGGCGATGTCGGCAGGTTAAAAGTGCTGTATGCGATTTATATGCGTGCGGCACAGATTGCCCGTCATTTCAGGTGTCAGCCGCCATTGTGGGAACGCGTCACCACTAAATTAGTTTCCCTTGATGATATTGGCCCTGCGGTGTTGCGCATGGTCAATGAAAAATGGTGGCGTGGGCGTTTACGCCGTGTCGCTTCTGAATGGCGTGAACATCTGCAAATCGCCCTGGGAAATGTCAGTAAAAAACACACTCCCTACGCCAGCAAATCATGCGTTGCTGAATGGCGTGAACAAAGACGCCGTACCCGTGAGTTTCTCAAAGGAATGGATCTCGAGGACGAGGAAGGAAACCGCATCAGTCTGATTGATAAATACGATGGCAGTGTGGCTAATCCTGCCATCCGTCGCGGGGAATTAATGACGCGCATCAGCGGGTTTGAAAAGATCTCAAACGAGCTGGGTTATGTGGGCGAATTTTACACCCTGACCGCGCCGTCGAAATACCATGCCACAACCAAAGCAGGCTACCGCAACAGCAAGTGGAACGGTGCCAGCCCCTCAGATACGCAAAGCTATTTAACCTCAGTCTGGTCGCGTATTCGCGCCAAACTTCACCGCGCTGAATTGCGCATTTTTGGTATCCGGGTTGCAGAACCTCATCACGACGGCACACCACACTGGCACATGCTGATATTCATGCGTCCCGAGGATGTCTCTCGCGTGCGCGCCGTCATGCTGAAATATGCGCATCAGGAAGATGCTGCCGAGCTGGTGAGTGATAAAGCCCGTAAGGCTCGCTTTCATGCCGAAGCTATCGCCCCGGAAAAAGGCAGCGCCACCGGCTATGTGGCGAAATACATCAGTAAAAACATTGATGGTTTTGCCCTTGATGATGAACGCGATAACGAAAACGGTGAGCTACTAAAAGAAATGGCTCCGGCGGTTGCTGCCTGGGCGGCTCGTTGGCGTATCCGTCAGTTTCAGTTTGTCGGCGGTGCTCCTGTGACGGTTTATCGTGAGCTGCGAAAAATGGCTGATACCGAAACCGCTCACGCGCTCAGTGTTGAGTTTGCCGCTGTACATGATGCTGCTGATGCTGGTCAATGGGCTGATTACGTCAACGCGCAGGGCGGCCCGTTTGTGCGCCGTGACGAATTGCAGGTGCGTACCTGGTATGAATCATCCGAAACTCTCAACGAGTACGGCGAGGAAAGCACGCGTATTAAAGGTGTTTTTGATACCACCGTCGGCAGTGATACACCGATTTTAACCCGACTCATTCAGTGGAAGATTGTCCCGAAACTTGCCCTTGATTTGGACGTTGACCTTCAGGGCGATCCTTCGCCCTCTCGGAGTTCTGTCAATAACTGTACGGGGGAGACTTTCGCAGCGCCCCCTTCCCCGTCAGAGATTGACCTAAGTAAACCTCTGAGCCGGTCGGCCAGACGAAAATTAGCGGAACGAATAACAGTGAAGAAGCCAAAACGGCTGCATTCATCACCCTACCCCGATATTTCTAACGATAAGGCGGTGAACTTGCTCATTGAGAACGCTAAGGAACAAACTGGTGAAACCATAAACCGTGGTACAGCTCTGCATCTTATCGCTGGCAGTAAAATGTCTATCGATGGCAATTGGTATAGAGGCACAGCTAATGGCGATTTAATCGCTACGAAACCAGACACCACGGCATCGAGAGTTAAAAAGCTTTGGAAAGGTATGGAAAGAATGCACAACGTTGATACAAACAAGGTTGTTAATGACCCATTCGGCCAGTATGCGGAGATGCTCAAGAAGGCTGACCGTGCTGCGTGGGAGCGCCTTTT
- a CDS encoding TraR/DksA family transcriptional regulator, whose translation MADSMDLVQQRVDEELARNIKHARPQPQRAASAFFCEECDAAIPEARRAVVPGVTHCITCQEIAELKNQHYKNAI comes from the coding sequence ATGGCCGACTCAATGGATTTAGTACAGCAGCGTGTAGATGAAGAACTGGCACGCAATATTAAACACGCTCGCCCTCAGCCTCAGCGTGCCGCCAGTGCGTTCTTTTGCGAAGAATGTGACGCTGCTATTCCCGAAGCACGTCGCGCTGTGGTACCCGGTGTCACGCACTGCATTACCTGTCAGGAAATCGCCGAGCTGAAAAACCAGCACTACAAGAATGCGATATGA
- a CDS encoding DUF2732 family protein translates to MRNTESSNARNNEVSKLKQLLAEAKSEERRARAEVMASRLLNLANHIRANKLEINEVLDLLFQESETYRHQAMELH, encoded by the coding sequence TGCAAGGAATAATGAAGTATCCAAGCTTAAACAGCTACTCGCAGAAGCAAAAAGTGAGGAGCGACGCGCCAGAGCAGAGGTAATGGCCTCTCGACTTCTGAATTTAGCGAACCACATTAGAGCCAATAAGCTTGAGATAAATGAAGTGCTGGATTTACTTTTTCAGGAAAGCGAGACATATCGCCATCAAGCAATGGAGCTGCACTAA